TTTTCTAAAGAAATTCGATAGAGTAATTGCTTGGGTTTTAGCAGTACTATTTCTCGCGATGATGATAAGTGGTTACATGAGTGTTAAAGGTTCATATAGGTTTCATCATGGTAGAAATGAATTAATTATTTTAGGAGTAATGCTTCATACTCAGCTTGATTTACCTTTAATGCTTTTATTTTCAATTCATTTTGCGATAAACTTAAAATTTGCTTTAATGCGACATGGTTTTAAAGATTCTTTTGGTCTAAATTTAATTTGTTTAATTATAGCTTTAGCTTTACTTTTATTTATAATCTATTTAGATTTAAGTTAATATAATATAAGAGTAATATAAAAGTGTAAATTAAAATATAAAAATAGGCTTTCGCCTTGTTTAAATGAAGCAATTTTTCTTAAGGGTGCATTTTGTGCCAGCTAATCTTACAGCTGAAGCGAAATCTAAATGGAATAAAGTTGTTTTAGCTAAGACTCCTGAGGAAAAACTTGAAGCTCTTCAAGAATTTCTTTCTTCGATACCAAAGCATAAGGGTAATGAAAAACTTAGGGCTCAAATTAAAAGAAAAATTGCTTTGTTAAAAGTTGAATTAGAAGAACGTAAACAAAGTAAAAAAAGTAAGCCTTTCTATTTTATTGATAAAGAAGGTGTTGCAGCTCAAATAGTTATTTTAGGATTAACTAATGTAGGTAAAAGCAGCTTGTTATCGTCCTTAACTAATGTTACTCCTGAGATAGATTCTAGACCATACACAACCGTTAAGCCTATCCCTGGGGTAATGCATATTAAAGATGTGCGTTTTCAATTAATCGAGGTTCCTGCGTTAATTCCTAATTCTTCAAATTCTATGCAATTAAACCTTGCTAGAAAGGCTGATGGATTAATTTTAATTATTGATGCTTTAAATAATCCTTATAATCAACTTAAATTTATTCTTGAAGAATTGGAGAAAGCTAAATTATCTATTGAAAAACCTAAATCTAAAATTGAAATTGATAAAAACAGTAAAGGGGGTCTTCAAATAGCTGTTTTTGGTAAACTTATTAAATGTACAATTGAGGATGTGAAAAAATTGCTTTTAAGTTACAGTGTTAGAAAAGGTGTAGTTAAAATATATGGTGAGGTTTCTCTTGAAGAGATAGAAGAGTATCTTCTAGAGCTTTCAAATGAATATAAACCAGCTATAATCGTAGTAAACAAAGTTGAAAATGAAGAATTGAAAAATAAATTGGTTGAGCTTAAAAATCTAGTTAATGAAGTACCAATCATACCTATTTCATGTTTACTTAAGGAAGGACTTGAAAAAATTGGTGAAGCTTTAATTAAAAAACTTGAAATAATCAAGGTTTATACTAAAGAGCCTAATGAAAAAGAAGCTTCAAAAGAACCTGTAATTTTAAAGGAGGGCGCTACAATAGGGGATTTAGCTGAGAAAATTCATAGTGAATTATATAAAAACTTTAAGTACGCTAGAGTTTGGGGTCCAAGCAGTAAGTTTCCTGGAGAAAAAGTTGGTTTAAACCATTTATTAAAGGATGGAGATATTGTTGAAATACATGCTAAATAATAGGGGAAATTAAGCATCACTGTTTATTGAAGCGTAGGAACCGCATAAATTATAGGTTTGAATTTGCTTATTTTTTATCCATTCAGAATATGGAACTGAAAATTTCTTTTCAACTTCGCTTCTATGAATAGAATTGTACGCGCAGAAAGGTCTTATTGTACCATCAGGTAAACCATAGTGAATAGTGCATCTTTGCATTCTATCTAAATCAAAATTATATGGATCCATAAAATGCATGCAACCAATCATTAATACTTTTTTCATAAAATTTCCAAGAGAATTATAGCTCCCTTCTTTAAGAACAGGTAAAAGCATCTCTTTAATTAGTTTCGCTTTTACGTATCTTAATGAAGAAATTAATCTAATCTTAGCCTTAAGTCTTCTTCCTTTTAAAGCATCTTCATAAACTTTATTCATTTCATCAAAAAATTTATCAACATCAGCTAATCTAGTTATAGGAATCCATTCTTCACCAGTTTTAACCAGGAATGTGGCTACACCGCACCAAGGAGCTGTTGAAAATTCAACATAACTTTTACCTTTTAATGCTCCAATAGCTCTAGATAATGGAATAACGCATGGGACGGGCTTAAAATCTTCAGATTTTACTAATCCATTTGATTGTCTCTCAATAAGCTCCATAAAATCAGAGGTATTTATTCTCATTTTTTCTCTTTCTTCCTTCTCTATTCGTCCAGTGATTGATACAGGTTGGACATTTATACATCTTATTACATCAGCGTTATTTAATGCGAATTTTAAAATATCACCAAGTTGATCATCATTAAACCCTTTAACTAAAGTTACAACTAAAACTATGCTTTTTAAACCTATTTTCCTAGCGTTCTCTATAACTTTCATTTTTATAGCCTTTAATGGAACACCTCTAACTTCTTTGAAAACTTCATCATTTAAACCATCAAATTGTAAGTAAATAGTACTCATTCCAGCTTCAAAACATTCCTTAAAAAAGTTTAAGTCATTAGCGAATCTCACACCATTAGTATTTACTTCAACATGATTAAAGCCCTCTTCCTTAGCCATTTTAATTAACTCTGGCAAATCATCTCTCACTGTTGGTTCTCCACCACTAAATTGAAGAGCAGGAGGTGCAATGGGTTGATTACTTCTTAAATTAATTAAGATATTTTTTATCTGTTCTTTAGTCGGCTCATATATGTAACCTGCTGTAGCTGCATTAGCAAAACATATTGGACATTTAAGATTACATCTATTAGTCACATCTATTATAGCTAATACTGTGTGAGATTTATGTTCAGGGCAAATTCCGCAATCGTAAGGGCAGCCTTTAATAGTTTTCGTTCTAGGATTTTTTATTTTGGTTCCTTCATAAATATATTTTTCAGCCCATAGATACTTATCTAACTTAGAGAAAGTGTATGTATCCTCAAAATAACCATGCTCTACGCATGTTTTACCTATTTTAACGATATTATCTTCATTAACAAAAATTTTTGCTGAAATAACTTGAAAGCAAACAGGGCATAAGCTTTTAGTTTCTCTTAAAACTTTAGTTGGAACTTTAGTGTTTAATTTACTCTCCAATAATTTGAACCACCTTTTTTTAATTCTTCTTTCTAAATCTTAGAAAAGTAAATTAACACTGTTAATATAATGAATGAAATATATAAAACTTTAGTTTTTAACTAATAAAACTTAAATCTTCCTAAGTTGTTTTTGAATTTCAACTATTCTTTTTGGGCAATTTGCACAAAACGCAGGTAATTGCGCATTAACATTCGTGAAAATTTGCATAAAAGGTTGAATCATTTGACTTAAAGTTGCAGCTTCGGGTTCAGCAGGGAGTATTTTCATTTTTTGTTCAAAAAGCTTTACGCGAGTGTTTAATACAGCTAAAACTGGGCATTCTCCTAAGCCATAAACGCATTCATAACTTCCTTCTTCCATAAAAAATTCTCTCCTTCCGCTTAAAATGCCTGATAAACCTAAATATAAGCTTTAACTTGTTTTCTTTACAGTTTTTCCAATTAAACCAAGAGTTAAAATTAAGGTTAAGATGCAAAGAATTATTTCAAGTTTTAAAATTGAAGGTACTGAAATAAAAGAAAGTAAGGCTATTGCGGAACCATTTGTAAAACCTGTAATAATTCTTAAATCGTTTCTTCCTTTTCTAAGTTTCCAACTTTGAGTTAACCAATCCATAATCCCTGGTATAGCTAATATAAAACAAATAAAAAGAAAATTTAGCGAAAACGTATATGTAACTAAAGATAATAGTAGAGAAATTACTGAAAAACCTATGATGGTTCCAAAGCATCTCGCACATAGCTTAATTTGTTTATCATTAAAATTAATTGTTATCCAATGGGAATGAGAAAATAATAAATCCCAATCTATCGCTTTTTTCACTTTGTTTTTTCTCCGCAAAAAGGGCAAACTTTAAAGTCTGGAAGAATAGGTTTCCCGCAAGCTGAACATGGTAATCCAGCTGCAAAAGGTATTTTAAGAGGAAAATTTGCTCTCATTTTTTGAATTTTATCTTTTAGGATTGGATGATAACTAACTTTTATAACAGTTCCACCAGGTTCCGTTTCTGTAAACTCGAATGTTACGCTTCCCTCTATCGGATCGAAGAATTTTATTAATCTTGGGGGAATACTTTCTGATGTAACAAATCTTTCAGATTGAGGTTTATTTTTAAAAAGTGAAAATCTACTTGAAGATTTAACTTCTTCATTCCTCCATAAAAGAACATGGTTTTTAACAGCTTCAAAAGCTTCATTAATTGCATATGACGTAAACCACACATCTGTCTCCATATTTACTAAGCTTGATGATACTGGTTTTTGAAATAATCGAGTTATAAGAGGTAACATGCAGCATAAGAGAAGAGGTAAAAGCAAAAGCAAGCCTGAACCAGTTTGAAAAATCACATCTTTAAACAATTAATAACTCCTCATTTTTCTTTAATTACTAAACTGTTAAAGAAATTATTTCATTCATAAAATATAAATGCTTCTATTTTAATAAGAAATTTCGTTTAAATTAACCGTTTCTTTCTCCAGAAAATTTGATTCTTCCAACAAAAAACTAAAATATTACTTTTTGTTTCACTTAATTTATAAAAACCAACTTTTCGGAGGCTTTTATATTGAAAGTGAAAGTAAAATATTTTGCTATTTTCAGGGAGATAACTAATAAAAGAGATGAAGAACTTGAACTTCAAGAAGGAGCTACAGTAAAAGATTTGCTTAAAATTTTATCGGATAAATATGGGAAAAAATTTAAAGATTTAGTTTTTAACGGAGAAATTGTAAGTGATAGAGTGCTTATGCTAGTTGATGGTGTAAACATTTATTCCTTAAACAATTTAGAAACAAAATTAAATGAAAATAGCACTTTCGTTATTTTGCCTCCTGTAGGAGGCGGGGGCTAAAATTACACTAGGAAAAAATTTAAAAAGCGTTTATTTTGAGTTTTATGGTTGCGCTGCAAATAAATTTGATTTAGAGATCATGCTTGGAATCTTAAGTAAAGCAGGGTATAAACTTTTAAATAATCTTAAAGAAGCAAACTTTATTTTAATTCATACTTGCGGTGTAAAAAAAGCTACTGAAGACAAAATTTTGCAAAGACTTAAAACCCTATCAAAACTAGGTAAACCCATAATAGTTTCAGGGTGTCTCCCAAAAATTAACTTAAAAGCAGTTTTAAAGTCTTCACCTAACGCTATACTTCTTGATCCATACTCTGTAGATAAAATTTTACTTGCTATTGAATCTTCTGGGGTTTCAAAAAAAATTTTTTTCTCTAATCAACCTCTAACTAAACTTTGTTTACCCAAAATTAGACTTAATAAATATATTGAGATTATCCAAATAGCTGAAGGTTGTCTCGGTTCATGTGCTTATTGCTGTACTAAATTTGCTCGTGGAAAACTTTTTTCTTATCCTATTGAAGTTATTTTAAAAAGAGTTAAAGAAGCCTTAGAAAACGGAGTTATCGAAGTTTGGTTAACAGCTCAAGATGTTGGTGCTTATGGCAAAGATTTAGGCGTTAATTTAATTGATTTACTTAATAAAATAATTGAGTTACCATATGAATTTAAAGTAAGAATTGGAATGATGAATCCTACTTACGCTTTAGAAATGGTTGAAGATCTTAAATATATTTATAGAAATGAAAAAATCTACAAATTTGCACATATTCCTATTCAATCAGGCTCAGATAAAATTTTAAAAGATATGAATAGATTATATACAATTGAAGATTTTAAGGAAATCGTTAAAACGTTAAGAAATGAAGTTGAAAATTTATCTTTAGCAACAGATATTATAGTTGGATACCCAACTGAAACAAATGAAGATTTTAATTTAACCTTAGCGCTTTTAGAGGAAATAAAACCTGACATAATCAATATTTCAAAGTATAACCATAGACCTGGAACAAAAGCTTCTCATCTTAAACAACTTCCATCTAATATCGTAGCTGAACGATCAAAAATTTTATCAAATCTTTCTTCAAGAATAACTTTAGAGAAAAACCTAAGTTTCATAGGAAGAATTGAACCTATATTTATTTTAGAGCGATCAAGTAAAGGCTCATATGTAGGTAGAATGGTAAACTACAAAAGAGTTTTAGTAAATTCTGAAAAAAACCTTTTAGGTTTGAAAATTAACGTTAAAATTTTTTCAGCTTGTGAAAGATATTTAATTGGAGAGTTACTAGAATATTCATAATTTTATGAATAATAAAAGTAAAATATAACCTTTATTTAACCGAATTAAGTATACTTATAGAATCTAAAACGTATACGAACTTTTTATTCTTCATTAATAGAATTATAAATTAAAGAGTTAGTTTGATTGAAAATCTTACATGAATATTAATATAATTTATATTAATTGGAAGTAAGTTGAACATTAATAATTCTTCTTACCTTAATTAAGTATAAAAAAGGGATTCACCTTGCAAAGTAACTTTAAATTCACTCAAAAGAATACATTAAAGAATTCAGGTAACGCATCTAATTTTTTCTCATCCTTAAATGTTAATTTCCCTTTTTTTGATAAAGCTTCATTTATAATTCATGTGGATAACAGCATTATTGGAGTATTTCCATGTAAACTTAATGAAGTTAATGCTTCATCGTTTAATAATGTGGAAAACTTTTTAGATTTAATAATCTTAGTTAATAAATCAAGTAATCTTAGTTTAAGTGTTAAAAAACCTTTAATAAATCTCTTTCAAGAAATTTTCATCTCACCTTATTTTCCCGATAAAGAAGAGTTTGTTAAAGTTTTAAAAACAGGTAAATTTGCTGTAGCAAGTTTTGGGCAATCAAAATCAACTTTTAAAATTGATGAAGCTATTAGAAACGCTTTAAGAGACGCCTCAAAAAGCCTTGATATAACCTTAGCTAAATCTGCATTTTTACATATTCAATTTAACCATTTTTTATCTAGCAGCGAACTTTATCGCGGCATTGAAATTTTACGTGAAGCTTTAAACAATCAAGAAGCACCTATATGCTGCAGTTTCAAACTAATAAAATCTAATTTTCTTAAATCGTTTTTAATACTTAATGGTTTTAAAGCTATTAAGGAATTGAAGAATAATAATTTTCTATCTCATTTATTATTTGATTTAGAACCAGAATCCACATCTAATGAAAATAAATTAAATTTAACTCTTGAGTTACCGAACATAGATTAATAATAAAACTTGTAACTGTAAAAGAATATTTCTTCTCTAAATTAGTTTTTGCGTTAACTTTAAATATTATAAAATTCTTTTTTTAACATCTAAAGTAATTTTCTTTACTCTATTTTTTATTGATGTTGATTTACCATAACATTGTGTTTCTCCATTTTTAATAGCTTTTAAAACATCTTCTATATTAATAGATGAGGTTTTAATAATTGTGTAAGCATCTCCAATTGCTTCTGGAATATGCGCGTCGCTTCCAGCAACCTTGGGTAAATTAAGTTTTAAAGCTGCTTTTTCAGCAAGCATTTTGGAAAGTTTAAAAGTTAAAACTGAAGCGTTTACAGTTTCTATAGCATCTAATTTTCTTTGCAATTTAAAAGGGTTCAAACTTGAACTTATAAAATCATATGGATGAGGCGCTATTACTAATCCCCCTTCCTCATGAATTTTTTCAGCTGTTTCTATTGCTGATAAACCTTTCTTTATATATGTTTCAACTCCAAGCCCTATTAAGTGTCCTTCTTTAGTGCTTACTTCTACTCCAGGGATTACTAAAACTTCTTTAAATTTAATTTTTGTTAGAAAATTGTGATCTGTTATAGCTACGCCATCTATTTTTTTAAGCAATACGATCTTGGATAAATGTTTTAATGAAATATAACTATCTTTAGAGTTTATTGTATGAACATGTAAATCAATTTTTAAATTCATTTATTTTTCCTTCTTCTAAGCTCTTCAAGTTTATTTTTTGCTTCATTTGCACTTATTTTGTGAAATAATGGTTGAATTTCTCCTATTTTATGATTTGGTTTAATAATTAACTTTGAAGCATCATCCCATTTTAGTTCTAGCCTAGTTTTGTTTAATCCAAGTTGTTTCAAAATTTTTTCTGAAGTTTTTGGGAGAAATGGGGCTAAAAGAATGCTTAAACAATGAACCATTTGAACAGCTAGATAAAGAGTTGTTTCAGCTTCCTTTTTATTAACTTTAATTTTTAACCAAGGTTCTTTTAAACTTAAATATTTGTTTCCTTCTCTAGCAAATTCTATAATTGAATTTAAAGCATTTCTAAGCTTGAATTCATTTATTAATTTTTCAACTTCTTTTGAAATATTCTCTATTTTCTTTAAAATTTCTAAATCATTACTATCATAGCTACTAGGTGAAGGAACAACTCCATTAAAATATTTTTTAATAAATGTTAATGTTCGATTAATAAAATTTCCTAAAACATCGTTTAACTCTGAATTCACATGTGTTTCAAACTCCTCCCAAGTAAAGTTTGCATCTTTAGTTTCAGGTCTCATAGCAATTAATACGTATCTCCAATATTCTGAATCAGCTATTTCAAGGGTTTCATCTATCCATACTCCAATTTTTCTGCTTTTAGAGAATTTTTCAGACTCATATAGAATAAATTCTGTGGAAGAAATTTGCCAAGGAAGATTATAAGGGTCTTTCGTAGCTAAGAGAAGCGCTGGAAAAATTATAGTATGGAATGGAATATTATCTTTTCCTATAAAATGCACATTTTTAGAATCTTTATTAAACCAAAATTCTTTCCATAAATCTGGTTTACCAATTTTTTCACTCCACTCTACAACTG
This region of Candidatus Bathyarchaeota archaeon genomic DNA includes:
- a CDS encoding PHP domain-containing protein, translating into MNLKIDLHVHTINSKDSYISLKHLSKIVLLKKIDGVAITDHNFLTKIKFKEVLVIPGVEVSTKEGHLIGLGVETYIKKGLSAIETAEKIHEEGGLVIAPHPYDFISSSLNPFKLQRKLDAIETVNASVLTFKLSKMLAEKAALKLNLPKVAGSDAHIPEAIGDAYTIIKTSSINIEDVLKAIKNGETQCYGKSTSIKNRVKKITLDVKKRIL
- a CDS encoding TGS domain-containing protein, coding for MPANLTAEAKSKWNKVVLAKTPEEKLEALQEFLSSIPKHKGNEKLRAQIKRKIALLKVELEERKQSKKSKPFYFIDKEGVAAQIVILGLTNVGKSSLLSSLTNVTPEIDSRPYTTVKPIPGVMHIKDVRFQLIEVPALIPNSSNSMQLNLARKADGLILIIDALNNPYNQLKFILEELEKAKLSIEKPKSKIEIDKNSKGGLQIAVFGKLIKCTIEDVKKLLLSYSVRKGVVKIYGEVSLEEIEEYLLELSNEYKPAIIVVNKVENEELKNKLVELKNLVNEVPIIPISCLLKEGLEKIGEALIKKLEIIKVYTKEPNEKEASKEPVILKEGATIGDLAEKIHSELYKNFKYARVWGPSSKFPGEKVGLNHLLKDGDIVEIHAK
- a CDS encoding radical SAM protein, translated to MESKLNTKVPTKVLRETKSLCPVCFQVISAKIFVNEDNIVKIGKTCVEHGYFEDTYTFSKLDKYLWAEKYIYEGTKIKNPRTKTIKGCPYDCGICPEHKSHTVLAIIDVTNRCNLKCPICFANAATAGYIYEPTKEQIKNILINLRSNQPIAPPALQFSGGEPTVRDDLPELIKMAKEEGFNHVEVNTNGVRFANDLNFFKECFEAGMSTIYLQFDGLNDEVFKEVRGVPLKAIKMKVIENARKIGLKSIVLVVTLVKGFNDDQLGDILKFALNNADVIRCINVQPVSITGRIEKEEREKMRINTSDFMELIERQSNGLVKSEDFKPVPCVIPLSRAIGALKGKSYVEFSTAPWCGVATFLVKTGEEWIPITRLADVDKFFDEMNKVYEDALKGRRLKAKIRLISSLRYVKAKLIKEMLLPVLKEGSYNSLGNFMKKVLMIGCMHFMDPYNFDLDRMQRCTIHYGLPDGTIRPFCAYNSIHRSEVEKKFSVPYSEWIKNKQIQTYNLCGSYASINSDA
- a CDS encoding MoaD/ThiS family protein, with product MKVKVKYFAIFREITNKRDEELELQEGATVKDLLKILSDKYGKKFKDLVFNGEIVSDRVLMLVDGVNIYSLNNLETKLNENSTFVILPPVGGGG
- a CDS encoding methionine--tRNA ligase — translated: MGKWVVCCAWPYVNAIPHLGTFIHLLSADVFYKYLKLKGEEAIFVSGSDEHGTPIEVEAIKAGVSPREITNKNHQAIIEFIEKYTIEFTNYTRTDSLTHIKVTQDIFKKIYNNGFIFSKEVELPYCTECKRFLPDRFIEGKCPYCSYEKARGDQCESCGKILDSLELINAKCVFCGSKPEKKISLHWFFDLPKFSESLKKYLRDNPRLPDNAKKFSLKWLEEGLKPRPITRDNKWGIPAPFPGAEEKTIYVWFEAVLGYISAVVEWSEKIGKPDLWKEFWFNKDSKNVHFIGKDNIPFHTIIFPALLLATKDPYNLPWQISSTEFILYESEKFSKSRKIGVWIDETLEIADSEYWRYVLIAMRPETKDANFTWEEFETHVNSELNDVLGNFINRTLTFIKKYFNGVVPSPSSYDSNDLEILKKIENISKEVEKLINEFKLRNALNSIIEFAREGNKYLSLKEPWLKIKVNKKEAETTLYLAVQMVHCLSILLAPFLPKTSEKILKQLGLNKTRLELKWDDASKLIIKPNHKIGEIQPLFHKISANEAKNKLEELRRRKNK
- a CDS encoding tRNA (N(6)-L-threonylcarbamoyladenosine(37)-C(2))-methylthiotransferase yields the protein MTLGKNLKSVYFEFYGCAANKFDLEIMLGILSKAGYKLLNNLKEANFILIHTCGVKKATEDKILQRLKTLSKLGKPIIVSGCLPKINLKAVLKSSPNAILLDPYSVDKILLAIESSGVSKKIFFSNQPLTKLCLPKIRLNKYIEIIQIAEGCLGSCAYCCTKFARGKLFSYPIEVILKRVKEALENGVIEVWLTAQDVGAYGKDLGVNLIDLLNKIIELPYEFKVRIGMMNPTYALEMVEDLKYIYRNEKIYKFAHIPIQSGSDKILKDMNRLYTIEDFKEIVKTLRNEVENLSLATDIIVGYPTETNEDFNLTLALLEEIKPDIINISKYNHRPGTKASHLKQLPSNIVAERSKILSNLSSRITLEKNLSFIGRIEPIFILERSSKGSYVGRMVNYKRVLVNSEKNLLGLKINVKIFSACERYLIGELLEYS
- a CDS encoding DUF2085 domain-containing protein codes for the protein MKKAIDWDLLFSHSHWITINFNDKQIKLCARCFGTIIGFSVISLLLSLVTYTFSLNFLFICFILAIPGIMDWLTQSWKLRKGRNDLRIITGFTNGSAIALLSFISVPSILKLEIILCILTLILTLGLIGKTVKKTS